Proteins from a genomic interval of Thunnus thynnus chromosome 5, fThuThy2.1, whole genome shotgun sequence:
- the alpk3a gene encoding alpha-protein kinase 3 isoform X3, which yields MTSRRPMTRSFSGNGRTSSFSEEESNGRSESRNSYLSNVRPENSYSRYSHYRPTRSTLCSVMAQLTEDIQPSFDTTLKSKAVSENCNVKFTCVVSGYPAPELKWYKDDMEMDRYCGLPKYEIRRNGKTHTLHIYNCTLDDAAIYQVSASNSKGIVSCSGVLEVGTMNEYKIHQRFFAKLKQKAEKKKKDMEDHTKKVDKENIQREKPRVSPERPPRKRPVPQPQQIPAVKEPEAVEQLGAAAEPNGVSSEVKETAPVTSIESGLEKEIPPSEETLAKKKIKITNGVDTGGNSSSNSSSRSHMMGNGGENCYDGGISLAQFLAETLQSQTNDEKQNSPLVEKPREMDKPIVNTSKEQEKKQKEREEQEKTPEEELEREKKREQELAIKREKEQERLSEMLHMVDHPKHGSEVKHHSKAHKDHDQHNIQTSISSMLHTVKDFFFGKGKKDSHDHIENKGREFDHLSPSTQPYPSQPDTPPSFRLQMEHHPEVDKSLTEEVVPMETDKPKGHSETVDIEQQSVSPELLMPDTHKHEDSVLHTDLAPANSLPPESVEESTGQSVKEADDAVEAMKVSVGAESSGPHEEMSLSGLQVLTEGKEKDSQLPLDHQDPDCVVVSPQPTQQSARDESSPREDISVFPQTQVPIEEEYPPTSTLASLKDNQASTYSVISVTDSHNHGETPTEAVQEEEISVDSTGKEAEANTEEGCSTKLCEEEKTEVKSNTQPSSDINSSEITELPTPSLEVRIETRESKTSDQVLSPLSTMEAHTSEGGNFKEEVECASVIQEMNVGFPPTAAPESLEMGDLKIQQISTASVAEESKELHNHSAEQSLNSGITNSEEKSDLKEVLFSDLEKDLEVNSCNNLKVQEQEILECKRTEARNESSKFEMETDKETQVKVEENQVKVEETQVKVEDTQMKYEENQVKLEETQVKVEEDQVKLEENQVKVEENQVKAEENQVKVEETHVKLEENQVKVEENQVKVEENQVKVEGNQVKLEENQVKVEENQVKVEELDESKTISVTQNKEGNANVLEEPCNVARQDGNEKQLDWASDNVPQIQISSCTEDIKPAVPDLSPNEHFIIPKIEIMEPELKECTLPLSILALNKTETEPALLQNHDAIIQEQSVSDSSDLMPTQKGMQNDYNPSTTKKVKEVVQFHDETEKPEWEQTQIKSSEQLPQLDYAKIPVINVSCSEDKENGAFVNTHVSDTPKPVETPKAPSFVVPPISVTCHESDLIVASQCESTETETSATMQRGTKHDVDNNAATKPEKTQNQEEMAEKNVTGNTPSVLFEAPVPKVGDSVPSLSKTTQDNFVPEILKTKTLKEAKIENSVTVEDLLRNRSSVERLTFKPPAHPSLSPASLRKFMSKAAPDSDNEAVTSVPVITVGDRQNDKADEDLSGGSTPTSSLSCESSPRLKRKDSLSLIRSATPEELASGARRKIFIPKTKEDGEGAVGALDTQSKKETPYMSPSQARRAALLQAPMGQNTPPMERRSPLLSRRKTTLEVPKVVEETPSEEPVSTKREEKPAEKKLDPLKAPQVIRKIRGEPFPDASGHLKLWCQFFNVLSDSTIKWYRDEEEILEVKRSGGDESQVALAIVLASSPDCGVYGCTIKNEYGTDTTDYLLSVDILSEILLKDDLEVGEEIEMTPLLFSKGIADCGNWGNKYFGRIMTETVHIGEGAAHKASRVKVIYGLDPVFESGSTCIIKVQNPIAYGTKQESNLTERNLEITRQECKIQNMIREYCKIFAAEARVAENFGHSLEVNPQYLMYRPANSVPYATVEADLKGVFLKYCMMDPKGRLITRTISEVEQKCCTFQHWIHQWTHGNLLVTRMEGVEMKITNVKVVTKSKGYQGLTDCGSPEVFEQFLTQHKCNYYCGLLGLRPLKTMDSLQQPTKMKGSRSPLLNRKLGAGSGSPQLQRKGHSPQLSRKATSSPKVTRKVQETEDNKSGAKPKPAETLDVLETR from the exons ATGACTTCCAGGAGGCCAATGACTCGCTCTTTTTCTGGCAATGGGAGGACAAGCAGCTTCAGTGAAGAGGAGTCCAATGGCCGTTCAGAGAGCCGCAATTCTTACCTCTCGAATGTTAGGCCTGAGAACAG CTATTCAAGGTATTCTCACTACAGGCCAACGAG GAGCACATTGTGCAGTGTCATGGCTCAGCTGACCGAGGACATACAGCCGTCCTTTGACACCACCTTGAAATCAAAGGCAGTGTCAGAAAACTGTAATGTGAAGTTCACATGTGTAGTATCAG GCTACCCAGCTCCGGAACTGAAATGGTATAAAGATGATATGGAAATGGACCGCTACTGTGGACTTCCAAAGTATGAAATTCGCCGTAATGGAAAAACCCACACCCTCCATATTTACAA CTGCACATTAGATGATGCAGCCATCTATCAGGTCTCAGCCAGCAATAGTAAAGGAATTGTATCCTGCTCGGGGGTTTTGGAGGTTGGCACCATGAATGAGTACAAGATTCACCAGAGGTTCTTTGCCAAACTGAAGcagaaagcagagaagaagaagaaagacatgGAGGACCACACCAAGAAGGTggataaagaaaacattcagagagagaaaccaCGGGTTAGCCCTGAGCGTCCTCCAAGGAAGCGACCCGTTCCACAACCACAGCAGATCCCAGCAGTGAAGGAGCCTGAGGCTGTTGAGCAGCTTGGGGCTGCTGCAGAACCCAATGGAGTTAGCTCTGAAGTCAAGGAAACAGCCCCTGTGACATCCATAGAAAGTGGCCTGGAGAAGGAGATACCTCCATCTGAGGAAACCTTggccaaaaagaaaataaagatcaCTAATGGTGTAGACACTGGaggtaacagcagcagcaatagcagcagcagaagcCATATGATGGGGAATGGAGGTGAAAACTGTTATGATGGAGGAATCAGTTTGGCACAGTTTTTGGCAGAGACTCTCCAGTCCCAAACTAATGATGAGAAACAGAACTCACCTCTAGTGGAGAAACCTAGGGAGATGGATAAACCTATTGTAAACACCAGTAAAGAGCAAGAGAAGAAgcaaaaagagagggaggaacaagaaaaaacaccAGAGGaagagcttgagagagagaaaaagagagaacaagaaTTGGCCataaagagggagaaagaacaagaaaggCTGTCAGAGATGTTGCACATGGTAGACCACCCAAAACATGGTTCTGAAGTGAAACATCATAGCAAGGCTCATAAGGATCACGACCAGCACAACATCCAGACTTCAATCTCCTCTATGCTCCACACTGTCAAAGACTTCTTCTTTGGTAAGGGTAAGAAGGACTCTCATGATCACATTGAGAACAAGGGGAGAGAGTTTGACCACCTGTCCCCCTCAACGCAGCCTTACCCTTCTCAACCGGACACGCCACCCTCATTTCGGCTGCAGATGGAGCATCATCCAGAGGTGGATAAATCTCTCACAGAGGAAGTTGTTCCCATGGAAACTGATAAACCAAAGGGGCATTCAGAAACTGTGGATATAGAACAACAGTCAGTGTCACCGGAGCTGTTGatgccagacacacacaagcacgaAGATAGTGTCCTACACACAGACCTAGCACCCGCTAATAGTTTGCCCCCTGAGAGCGTAGAGGAGTCAACAGGCCAGAGTGTCAAGGAGGCCGATGATGCTGTGGAGGCCATGAAGGTGTCTGTGGGGGCAGAGAGCAGCGGTCCACATGAAGAGATGTCATTGTCTGGGCTCCAAGTTCTCACTGAG GGTAAAGAGAAAGATTCTCAGCTTCCCCTAGACCATCAAGATCCAGATTGCGTGGTAGTTTCACCGCAGCCTACTCAACAGTCTGCACGAGATGAGTCTTCACCCAGGGAAGATATATCTGTCTTTCCACAGACCCAAGTCCCCATTGAAGAGGAATACCCCCCGACATCCACCCTCGCTAGCTTGAAAGATAATCAGGCTTCCACCTACAGTGTTATCTCGGTGACAGACAGCCACAACCATGGTGAGACACCCACTGAGGCTGTGCAAGAAGAGGAGATCAGTGTTGATAGCACGGGCAAAGAAGCTGAAGCGAACACAGAGGAGGGCTGTTCCACTAAGTTATGTGAGGAAGAGAAAACTGAAGTGAAATCAAACACACAGCCGTCCTCAGATATAAACAGTTCTGAGATTACTGAATTACCAACACCTTCGCTGGAAGTGAGAATAGAGACAAGGGAATCTAAAACATCAGACCAGGTACTTTCACCTCTGTCTACTATGGAGGCGCATACTTCAGAGGGAGGTAATTTTAAAGAAGAGGTCGAATGCGCTTCAGTTattcaggaaatgaatgtagGATTTCCGCCCACTGCAGCCCCAGAGAGTTTAGAGATGGGTGacctaaaaatacagcaaataagCACTGCTTCTGTTGCAGAGGAAAGTAAAGAACTCCACAATCACAGTGCAGAGCAGAGTTTAAACTCAGGTATCACAAACAGTGAGGAGAAAAGCGACTTGAAAGAGGTATTGTTTTCTGATTTAGAGAAAGATCTAGAAGTTAACTCGTGTAACAATTTGAAAGTACAAGAGCAGGAGATTTTAGAATGCAAACGCACAGAAGCAAGGAATGAGAGTTCAAAGTTTGAAATGGAGACAGACAAGGAAACTCAGGTGAAAGTAGAGGAAAATCAGGTGAAAGTAGAGGAAACTCAGGTGAAAGTAGAAGACACTCAGATGAAATATGAGGAAAATCAAGTGAAATTAGAGGAAACTCAGGTGAAAGTAGAGGAAGATCAGGTGAAATTAGAGGAAAATCAGGTGAAAGTAGAGGAAAATCAGGTGAAAGCAGAGGAAAATCAGGTTAAAGTAGAGGAAACTCACGTGAAATTAGAGGAAAATCAGGTGAAAGTAGAGGAAAATCAGGTGAAAGTAGAGGAAAATCAGGTGAAAGTAGAGGGAAATCAGGTGAAATTAGAGGAAAATCAGGTTAAAGTAGAGGAAAATCAG GTTAAAGTAGAGGAGTTGGATGAATCAAAGACCATTTCAGTAACACAAAATAAGGAAGGTAATGCTAATGTTTTGGAGGAACCCTGTAATGTTGCACGTCAAGACGGCAATGAGAAACAGCTGGATTGGGCCTCAGACAATGTTCCACAAATCCAAATATCTTCATGTACTGAAGATATTAAACCAGCTGTGCCAGATTtaagcccaaatgaacattttataaTCCCAAAAATTGAAATAATGGAACCTGAACTCAAAGAGTGCACTCTGCCATTAAGTATTTTGGCACTCaacaagacagaaacagagccTGCTTTGTTGCAAAACCATGATGCAATAATCCAAGAACAGAGTGTGTCTGATTCCTCAGATTTGATGCCCACGCAGAAAGGTATGCAGAATGATTATAACCCCTCAACTACCAAGAAAGTAAAGGAAGTTGTGCAATTTCATGATGAGACAGAAAAGCCGGAGTGGGAGcagacacaaataaaaagcaGTGAACAGCTCCCTCAGTTGGACTATGCAAAAATTCctgttataaatgtttcatgTAGTGAGGACAAGGAGAATGGTGCATTTGTAAACACCCATGTTTCAGACACACCGAAGCCTGTTGAAACTCCAAAGGCGCCTTCGTTCGTGGTGCCGCCGATCTCTGTCACTTGCCATGAAAGTGATCTCATAGTGGCCTCTCAGTGTGAgtcaacagaaacagaaacttcAGCTACCATGCAAAGGGGAACAAAGCATGATGTTGACAATAATGCAGCCACTAAGCCTGAAAAGACTCAGAACCAAGaagaaatggcagaaaaaaatgtaacaggAAACACTCCCTCTGTGCTATTTGAAGCTCCAGTGCCAAAGGTTGGTGACAGTGTACCATCATTGAGCAAAACAACCCAAGACAACTTTGTCCCTGAaatattgaaaacaaaaaccctAAAAGAGGCCAAGATAGAGAACTCTGTCACTGTTGAGGACCTCCTAAGAAATAGATCCTCTGTTGAGAGACTGACCTTCAAACCCCCGGCACATCCATCACTGAGTCCAGCCAGTCTCCGTAAATTTATGTCCAAGGCTGCTCCAGATTCAGACAACGAGGCCGTGACATCTGTCCCCGTAATCACTGTGGGTGACCGCCAGAATGACAAGGCAGACGAAGATCTAAGCGGGGGATCGACACCAACATCATCCCTCTCCTGTGAAAGCAGTCCCCGGCTCAAACGTAAGGACAGTCTATCACTCATACGCTCTGCCACGCCAGAGGAGTTGGCCTCCGGGGCTCGCCGCAAGATTTTCATCCCAAAAACTAAAGAAGATGGAGAAGGCGCTGTCGGTGCGCTAGACACTCAAAGCAAGAAGGAGACCCCCTACATGTCACCCAGCCAAGCTCGCAGAGCAGCATTACTACAAGCTCCCATGGGACAAAACACCCCACCAATGGAGAGGCGCTCTCCGCTGCTAAGCCGCAGAAAGACCACACTGGAGGTGCCAAAAGTTGTGGAGGAGACTCCATCAGAAGAGCCAGTCAGCACCAAGCGAGAAGAGAAACCTGCTGAAAAGAAGTTGGACCCATTGAAAG CACCCCAGGTCATCCGTAAGATCAGGGGAGAGCCTTTCCCAGATGCCTCGGGACACCTGAAGCTCTGGTGCCAGTTTTTCAACGTGCTCAGTGACTCTACCATTAAGTGGTacagagatgaagaggaaataCTAGAGGTGAAGAGAAG TGGGGGAGATGAAAGCCAGGTAGCGCTGGCTATTGTGCTGGCATCCAGCCCAGACTGTGGAGTGTATGGCTGTACGATCAAGAATGAATATGGGACTGACACCACTGACTACCTCCTCAGTGTAGACA tTCTGTCTGAGATACTACTGAAAGATGATTTGGAAG TTGGAGAGGAGATAGAGATGACCCCACTGCTGTTCAGCAAAGGTATTGCCGATTGTGGCAACTGGGGTAACAAATACTTTGGCCGCATCATGACCGAGACGGTGCACATCGGGGAAGGTGCTGCCCACAAAgccagcagagtgaaggtaaTTTACGGCCTGGATCCTGTCTTTGAGTCTGGAAGCACCTGTATCATCAAAGTTCAAAACCCCATCGCCTATGGGACCAAACAGGAGAGCAACCTTACAGAGAGAAATCTAGAGATTACAAGACAA GAGTGCAAAATCCAAAACATGATCCGAGAATACTGTAAAATCTTTGCAGCTGAAGCAAGAGTTGCTGAGAACTTTGGCCATTCACTAGA AGTGAATCCTCAGTATCTGATGTACCGGCCTGCAAACTCTGTGCCATATGCCACAGTGGAGGCTGATCTGAAGGGTGTCTTCCTCAAGTATTGTATGATGGATCCTAAAGGCAGACTGATTACACGAACTATCTCTGAGGTGGAGCAGAAATGCTGCACATTCCAGCACTGGATCCATCAGTGGACGCATGGCAATTTACTGGTCACTCGGATGGAGG GTGTTGAAATGAAGATTACTAATGTCAAAGTTGTGACCAAGTCAAAAGG ATACCAAGGACTAACAGATTGTGGCTCTCCTGAAGTATTCGAACAGTTCCTGACACAACATAAGTGCAACTACTACTGTGGACTTCTTGGCCTGCGCCCACTGAAGACTATGGATAGTCTGCAGCAGCCCACCAAGATGAAGGGCTCCAGGAGTCCCCTGCTCAACCGCAAGTTGGGCGCAGGCTCTGGCAGCCCACAGCTACAGCGGAAAGGACACAGCCCTCAACTGTCTAGAAAGGCAACTTCTAGCCCAAAGGTGACTAGAAAAGTCCAGGAGACAGAGGACAATAAATCAGGTGCCAAACCCAAGCCTGCAGAAACTCTTGATGTTCTTGAAACAAGGTAG